GACCGAAGGAAATGAAGTACTGCACCGCCGGCTGGCAGCCGTCGATCCGGTCTCGGCGAAGAAGTTGCATCCAAACGATGTCCGCCGCGTGGCGCGGGCACTGGAAGTGTATCACGTCTCCGGCGTTCCCCTTTCTGCTCAGCACGCGGAAGGAATTCTGACGCCAGAGGAATGTCCGGCGCATGTCTACTGGTTATTGCCGGATCGGGAGTGGCTGTACGAGCGGATTAATCTTCGTGTCGATCAAATGCTGGAAGAAGGGCTGCTCGACGAGGTGAAACAGATCCTCGCAGCCGATCCGCCGATGGACCGTACGGCTCGGCAGGCACTGGGATATAAGGAACTGATCGACTATCTGGAAGGCGCGTGTACCTACGAACGAGCCGTCGAACTGCTCAAACAGCAGACCCGCCGCTTCGCCAAACGGCAGCATACATTTTTCCGCAACATCAAAGAATGCCGCGAACTGCCAGTTCACCCGGAAGATAAACCGGCTGACCTGCTGAAGAAGATCCTGGGGTTTGAACGAAATAACTAATTTTTTTACTACCACGAAAATACGCGTAACGGATACCAATTGTGAGCGGGTCGGCGCTAGCCGCCGTTTGTGAGTTCGGTTACCTGATTTAAAAAACGGTGGCTAGCGCCGACCCGCTCATGGTAGGTCACTTTTTCGTGGTAGTAAATAAAAAACAACACATATTCTAACATACACTGCTTTTTTCCTCATATCAAACGTTTCAAGAATGTTGATTTGTTCGTGGATCTGGCTGGAGAAGTTGTTTTTGCTGGAAGGTGGCTAAGTTGTGGGGAACTCTCTATAGTGTCTTGCAAAGAATTTTTTAACTGTATTCTGCAATTGAGACTGGTATTTGGGCCGGTGTTCAATCGTTTGGTTTTTCCCTCTTCAACTTAATTAGTGTGTGATCCATGATGACCGATGAGAAAGTATTAATTCAGGTAGGCCACAGTCCCGATCCGGACGACGCCTTTATGTTCCATGCATTGGCGAATGACAAGATCGAAACAGGTAAGTATCGATTTACTCATGAGTTACAAGATATTGAAACACTCAATCAGCGTGCCTTCAATGCGGAGCTGGAACTCACCGCGGTCAGCCTGCACGGTTATGCTTATCTGACGGATACCTACGCGATCTGTTCGTGTGGTGCTTCGATGGGAGATCAATACGGGCCGATGGTCGTGGCCCGCGAAGAGTGGTCGATCGACGATCTGCGCGGCAAAAAAATTGCGATTCCCGGCAAGCTGACCACCGCGTTTCTGACTTTGAAATTGTTGCTGGGCGATGATTTCGAATACGAAGAGCATCCCTTCGATGAGATTTTGAACCTGGTCGAACAAGGCAAGTTCGACGCCGGCCTGATCATTCACGAAGGCCAGTTGACTTATGCAAACCAGGGACTGAAGCTGGTCGTTGATCTGGGCAAGTGGTGGTACGAAGAAACCGGCCTGCCTTTGCCGCTGGGTGCGAATGCCATCCGTAAAGACATGGGCCAGGAAATGATGGAAGAGGTGACTGCGATTCTGAAGCGCAGCATTGAGTACGGTCTGGAGCATCGTGATGAAGCGCTCGATCATGCGTTGAAGTATGGTCGCGATTTGAACCGGGGCAGCGCTGATAAATTTGTCGGCATGTATGTGAATGACTGGACTCTGGACTTCGGTGAAAAGGGCCGCGAAGCCGTCGCGCTCTTGCTGAATAAGGGCTACGAAGCCGGCATCATCCCCAACCCGGTCAAACTGGAATTTATTGGTTAAGCGCTCCCTCAACGACTGCGTGTTGATTCATCGAGATAGAGAAGGTGGTATGCGATGAGTGAAAGTAACTCATCCGGATATTTGCAGGCCTTGTTCGGCCTGTCTGGTAAGACGGCGGTTGTGATCGGCGGCACCGGAGTTCTGGGTGGCGCCATTGCCGATGCACTGGCGCAAGCCGGCGCGCATGTCGTCATCGTCGGTCGCAATGCGGAAAACGGCGACAGTCGTGTGAAACAGATCGAAGCACTAAAGGGGAGTGCCGAATTCTTCGCCGCTGATTCCACCAGCCGCTCTGATCTCGAAGCAGTGGTCGCGCATCTGAAAGCCAAAGGCCAGGTAGTTGACATTCTGGTGAATGGTGCGGGGATCAACGCCGCCACACCATTCCTGGAAATCAGTGACGAAGAATGGGAGCGGATTTTCCGCGTCAATCTCTTGAGTGTCAAAGTGGCCTGCCAGGTATTTGGTCAGGCGATGCTGGACGAGAACGTGGCCGGCTCGATCATCAACATTGCGTCGATGAGTGCGATCACGCCGCTTTCCCGCGTGTTTACCTATTCCGCGTCGAAGGCGGCAGTGTTGAATCTGACGCAGAACCTGGCGCGAGAATGGGCCGAACAGGGAATTCGAGTGAATGCCCTGTCTCCCGGCTTTTTTCCTGCAGAGCAGAATCGAAAAGT
This genomic interval from Gimesia alba contains the following:
- the miaA gene encoding tRNA (adenosine(37)-N6)-dimethylallyltransferase MiaA; the protein is MQFPTEVLQQCWFLAGPTACGKTELSLLLAEHLNAEILAMDSMSLYRGMDIGTAKASAAERERVPHHLLDLIDVHEKYSVADYFEAAETCCREIIERGRTPLFVGGTGLYLRAILRGVFNGPSADWDYRREMETLAETEGNEVLHRRLAAVDPVSAKKLHPNDVRRVARALEVYHVSGVPLSAQHAEGILTPEECPAHVYWLLPDREWLYERINLRVDQMLEEGLLDEVKQILAADPPMDRTARQALGYKELIDYLEGACTYERAVELLKQQTRRFAKRQHTFFRNIKECRELPVHPEDKPADLLKKILGFERNN
- a CDS encoding menaquinone biosynthesis family protein; the protein is MMTDEKVLIQVGHSPDPDDAFMFHALANDKIETGKYRFTHELQDIETLNQRAFNAELELTAVSLHGYAYLTDTYAICSCGASMGDQYGPMVVAREEWSIDDLRGKKIAIPGKLTTAFLTLKLLLGDDFEYEEHPFDEILNLVEQGKFDAGLIIHEGQLTYANQGLKLVVDLGKWWYEETGLPLPLGANAIRKDMGQEMMEEVTAILKRSIEYGLEHRDEALDHALKYGRDLNRGSADKFVGMYVNDWTLDFGEKGREAVALLLNKGYEAGIIPNPVKLEFIG
- a CDS encoding SDR family oxidoreductase — its product is MSESNSSGYLQALFGLSGKTAVVIGGTGVLGGAIADALAQAGAHVVIVGRNAENGDSRVKQIEALKGSAEFFAADSTSRSDLEAVVAHLKAKGQVVDILVNGAGINAATPFLEISDEEWERIFRVNLLSVKVACQVFGQAMLDENVAGSIINIASMSAITPLSRVFTYSASKAAVLNLTQNLAREWAEQGIRVNALSPGFFPAEQNRKVLTPERVASIMNHTPTNRFGDPEELAGAVLLMAAGKAGSFITGTNIAVDGGFSCMTI